From the genome of Mucilaginibacter paludis DSM 18603:
AGGCATATATTAATTTTTATGAGCCCAAATTTTGACGGACATCGAAGCTTTTTCAACAATTACTGCCAGAACCTAGATGTTTTAATCGCAAATTATTGTGGGATAGCGAAGAATTTCACCGTATAATGAAGAAACGACCCGCGTGTGAGTTTTCTGCTTTTTTGATTCCATAATCATATTATACACCGTTTAAATATGAAAAAAAAACTAACCTTAATTTTCGGCGGAGTATTTCTTGTACTTCTGTCCTCGTTTATAACCGGCAAAATTGTTTCTTTTGACCAGGCAGATGAGCAGTCTGTACTGGGTATGCTATACCAGCAGCGTGCTGCAGAATATAAAGCTCTATGTTTTCAGGCTTATAATCTTGCCAAGGAAAGGATCGCAGCAGCCAGAACCGCCAAAGGCGCACACAAGCCGCTTGCTATTATTACTGATCTTGATGAAACGGCTATAGACAACAGCGCTTGTAACTCCCGCTTATATATGCATGATTCAACCGTGACTATCAATTCCACAGTGAATACGCTGAAGGACTGGTGGCTGCACAAAACTGCAAAAGCCGTTCCCGGAGCGGTCGATTTTTTTCAATATGCCTACAAAAATAAGATAGACATCTATTATATCTCTAACAGAACGGCTACACCGGATATCATCAATGCGACCAGGGAAAACATGCACGCGCTGGGTTTCCCTTATACATCTGCGTCGGATAATGATCATTTCCTTTTTTGCAGTCCGGACAGCTCCAAATTAAATTCGAAGGAATACCGAAGGAACCTGGTAGAACAAAAGAATTCTGTGATATTATTCCTCGGCGATAATCTTGCGGACTTCGATAAGAGGTTCGACTATAAGAATATCGAGGACCGAAACCAAATGGCCCAGAACTTGAAAAGCAAATTCGGAAAGTCATATATTGTTTTTCCAAACGCTGTTTATGGTGATTGGGAGAGTGTTTTTTATAATGAATATAAAAAAGCTCATCCTGGACAACCTTTGCCAATAGGATTAAAAGAATCGATTAGGAGAGGTTTTCTGATCACCAAATAGGTTCGGTTTGTGAACCAGGTCCATGCAATAGAGGTTGTCAAGCATGGATGTGGGAAATTCATATGTGAATATTTAAACGAATAGACCATGGGTTTCGCAGATTATTAAAAACGTTATTTAAGTCAAGTTTTCAAATCATAATAATGAGCAGTGTAATGTCCAAAAGCAACGTGGTCTTTGTTCTTAATGGTGAAAGAGTCGAAGTGACTAACGTTCATCCTAAAGATCTCCTAATAGATTATTTGAGGTCCCCGGAAATTAATCTTACAGGAACCAAGCTCAGTTGCGGTGAAGGAGGCTGTGGCGCATGCACCGTGTTATGGTCGCATTACGATTTCGAATTTGATCGCATTATTGACGTACCGGTCAATTCATGTTTGCGTCCGCTTTGTTCACTTGACGGAACAGCTGTATCAACGATAGAATATCTTTCGCCGATACCTGCCTGCGCTTCCATTGAAACTAATATGGTTAAAAAATGCGGCTCCCAGTGTGGATATTGTTCTCCGGGATTCGTAACAACAATGTTTGGACTGCTCAGAAAAGACCCCTCGCCTGATAGCCAGGCGGTCGAAGATCAGTTTGCAGGAAATATTTGCAGATGTACGGGATATATCTCGATTCTAAATGCCATGCACGAGACCGCTGAAGCTGCAGATCCTGTGAAGGGCACTGGGATCGGAACAGCCGAGCTTAACCTCAATAAAGACCACTTCCATGCCCCTGTCAGACTTGAAATTTCAAAGGATCAGGACAAATGGTTTCGGCCCTTAAGTGTAAAAGAGGTGTTTCAATTACTGAAAGTAAACCAGCCTGTACTTGGGAAAGTTAAGATCGTTCAGGGAAATACATCAATAGGCATTTATAAATCGGATGTTGAGGACCCCAAGGTATTCATTGATGTTTCCGCACTTCCGGAATGGAAGAAAATTACCCTTAAACATGATGGTCTCCATCTTTCAGGAGGAGTTACCATCAATGAACTGCTCGAATATCTTAACCGTCTGCTGGAGAATAGTTTGCCAAATTATAACGGGTTTAGTGCTTTGGCAAAGCACATTAAAGGTATTGCCGGCGTACAGGTGCGGTCTGCGGCTTCAGTTGCCGGCAGCCTGATGATGGTGAAAAATCATGAAGGATCAACGAAACCATTCCCGGGAGACTTATTTACGGTATTCCTGATGCTCGGTGCAAAGATCGAATACATCACATCGGACTTGAAGAAGCAAAGCGTTCTTGTTAATGAATTTCCTTTACTAACGGAACTTTCAGACGGGTTTTTGATAACCGGCATCCTTATTCCTTATTCAGATCCGGCTGAGATCGTTTATACCTATCGTGTAGCCCGAAGAACCCAAAACTCACATCCTATTGTAAACGCGGCATTTCGGTGTAAAGTGAAAGAAGATAAAACTATAAAATCACTGAAAATCGTTTATGGCGGTATAGCTACTGTCGCAAAGGAATTTGAAAAAGTAGAAGGAGCAGTCCTTTCAGACAGCAGCCTTGTATGGGATAAAGATATGTTAGCCAAAGTTCTTCCAGCTTTGGAAGATGAGGCGGACGAATATATGGCTGATATTGATGATATTGGCATCAGCACGCTCTACAAGCGGAAGCTTGTCACCAACCTGTTCTACAAATTTTTTGTTTTTGTAACTGAGCAATTAAAGATGGATCCCCCATGTGAGAACTTGTCCGCACTAGATAAAGCCCGTCCTATCGCTGCCGGTTCTCATCAGCCATTTCCTTCAGCATTTTTTCAAGGTGTGGTTGTACAGCCTACGTCGGCTTTTGCGTCTTTTTTGCAACCTGCAAGCATGAAAATCGCAAATGCGCCAATCCTGGATCACCTGACCCTCTCCGGTGTACCATCTGCACAGGTAATCAATATACAGGCTAAAACCACACCAATAGGTAAGGACAGTCCTTTCAAAATAGATTCTAAACCCCAGCTGAACGGTCAGGCAAAATATACGCATGATCTTTCCGTCTCAGCCGACACTCTTAGCAGTTTCTATGTTTACAGCACTAATCGAAATGCTGAGTTTATCTATAAGGATGGGCTTAATGTGCTGAAGACTTTACTTAAAAATGAATTCCCTGATGTGCATTATATCACCAAGGATGATATCCCACATCCTGATCCTGACAACGATCAGTTCGATCCGAACTACCCCGGATATTATGATCCGATTTTTGCTGACGGGGTGGTAACATGTTTTGGTCAGCCCATTGGCATCGTAGTGAGTGCGGATCTACGTACCGCTAAAGCGGCGGCGGAATTTATTCAAACGCAGATTGAATACGGCAAGGAACCGATCAAGACCATAGCCAGTATGCAAAGTGCTAGGGACAACAATTCCCAGTTGATACAGAAACCCGGTAAATTCGATCAGGGGATGGCAACTATATTCAGGCATGTAGTCACAGACAGCCCGTCGGCAAAAGAGGAGATACTGGACTGGCTGAATGCTCCTAAATCACTTTCTGAAGGAGTCTTCGTCAACGGCCGTCAGCAGACCGGAGCGCAATACCATTTTTACATGGAACCGCAAGGCGCTTTGGCGATCCCAAGAGAAGACGGTCAGCTGGAGGTATATGCATCAACGCAAAATCAGGCAAGCTGCCAAAAAAGAATATCACTGGCGTTAAACAAACCCTTGCATGATGTCAAGGTTGGGACAACTCGTCTCGGCGGCGGATTCGGCGGCAAGGAGCTCAGGCAGGTCTATGTTGCTGTAGCTGCCTCTGTCGCTGCGAATAAGTTGAATAAGCCAGTGCGACTGCTACTCAACCGCAATGTTGATATGAGAATGCAAGGGCTGCGCCACCCGTTTGATGGAACTTATTCTGTCGTAGCCCACGATGACGGTAAAATAACAAGAATGAGAGTTGATTACGAGGCTGACGGAGGTATATCCTTTGACTGTTCCTATCCGGTGATGGACCTGGCTCTGCTCTGCGCAGAGAACGCCTATTTTATTCCAGTGTTTAAAACGACGGGAAAAGTTTACCGAACAAATTTCCAGTCCAGAACAGCTTTCCGTTCTTTCGGTTTGGTTCAATCTATGCTGATAACCGAGACCGCCGTGGAGCATATGGCTTTTATATTAAAAATCCGCCCTGAAGTTGTCAGGGAGAAGAATTTTTATGAGGACGGACTTGTCGACAGATTACCGCAAGTCACACCTTACGGATCAAAGCTGGTATACAACCGGATTAACCAGGTTTGGAATAATTTCAAGAAAACTATAAATTTTGATGATAGGGTTAAATTGGTAGACACTTTTAATCAAAAAAATAAGTGGAAGAAAAGAGGGATATCCATGGTACCCCTTAAATATGGTATATCCTATACGTACCGGCCAATGAATCAGGGTTCCGCTTATATCATGGTTTATAATCTTGACGGATCTGCGCTGCTCCATCATGGCGGCGTTGAAATGGGCCAAGGCATCAACACTAAAATGGCGCAGATTGCGGCGATTGAAC
Proteins encoded in this window:
- a CDS encoding 5'-nucleotidase, lipoprotein e(P4) family; this translates as MKKKLTLIFGGVFLVLLSSFITGKIVSFDQADEQSVLGMLYQQRAAEYKALCFQAYNLAKERIAAARTAKGAHKPLAIITDLDETAIDNSACNSRLYMHDSTVTINSTVNTLKDWWLHKTAKAVPGAVDFFQYAYKNKIDIYYISNRTATPDIINATRENMHALGFPYTSASDNDHFLFCSPDSSKLNSKEYRRNLVEQKNSVILFLGDNLADFDKRFDYKNIEDRNQMAQNLKSKFGKSYIVFPNAVYGDWESVFYNEYKKAHPGQPLPIGLKESIRRGFLITK
- a CDS encoding molybdopterin cofactor-binding domain-containing protein, encoding MSKSNVVFVLNGERVEVTNVHPKDLLIDYLRSPEINLTGTKLSCGEGGCGACTVLWSHYDFEFDRIIDVPVNSCLRPLCSLDGTAVSTIEYLSPIPACASIETNMVKKCGSQCGYCSPGFVTTMFGLLRKDPSPDSQAVEDQFAGNICRCTGYISILNAMHETAEAADPVKGTGIGTAELNLNKDHFHAPVRLEISKDQDKWFRPLSVKEVFQLLKVNQPVLGKVKIVQGNTSIGIYKSDVEDPKVFIDVSALPEWKKITLKHDGLHLSGGVTINELLEYLNRLLENSLPNYNGFSALAKHIKGIAGVQVRSAASVAGSLMMVKNHEGSTKPFPGDLFTVFLMLGAKIEYITSDLKKQSVLVNEFPLLTELSDGFLITGILIPYSDPAEIVYTYRVARRTQNSHPIVNAAFRCKVKEDKTIKSLKIVYGGIATVAKEFEKVEGAVLSDSSLVWDKDMLAKVLPALEDEADEYMADIDDIGISTLYKRKLVTNLFYKFFVFVTEQLKMDPPCENLSALDKARPIAAGSHQPFPSAFFQGVVVQPTSAFASFLQPASMKIANAPILDHLTLSGVPSAQVINIQAKTTPIGKDSPFKIDSKPQLNGQAKYTHDLSVSADTLSSFYVYSTNRNAEFIYKDGLNVLKTLLKNEFPDVHYITKDDIPHPDPDNDQFDPNYPGYYDPIFADGVVTCFGQPIGIVVSADLRTAKAAAEFIQTQIEYGKEPIKTIASMQSARDNNSQLIQKPGKFDQGMATIFRHVVTDSPSAKEEILDWLNAPKSLSEGVFVNGRQQTGAQYHFYMEPQGALAIPREDGQLEVYASTQNQASCQKRISLALNKPLHDVKVGTTRLGGGFGGKELRQVYVAVAASVAANKLNKPVRLLLNRNVDMRMQGLRHPFDGTYSVVAHDDGKITRMRVDYEADGGISFDCSYPVMDLALLCAENAYFIPVFKTTGKVYRTNFQSRTAFRSFGLVQSMLITETAVEHMAFILKIRPEVVREKNFYEDGLVDRLPQVTPYGSKLVYNRINQVWNNFKKTINFDDRVKLVDTFNQKNKWKKRGISMVPLKYGISYTYRPMNQGSAYIMVYNLDGSALLHHGGVEMGQGINTKMAQIAAIELGIDIEMIRIGGTNTSIIPNVSSTGASTGSDLNGGAVKKACRILKQNMLDFIKDSDSDFGKSSNRKYPDVTDDQILFMRKINSENWSANWKKLVGIMNTARQDLSAQYSFGSPNLGKVKSTPDGNNQIDNPDSQVFYYYNNCVAASEVEVDVLTGKFEIIQSDIVFDAGNSLNDYIDLGQIEGGFIQGVGCLTTEEMLYAEDGRIISDGTWEYKPPCSKTIPQQFNVYLLKYYGTDNRMDPLQDTYGINSSKSTGEPPLVLANTVFFAIRHAIAEARKDQRITDWFELSAPATVEKIQNACGYNAENILK